Below is a genomic region from Paraburkholderia sp. BL23I1N1.
CTTGTCGTCCTTCCCTACCTCTACTTCGGCCGCAAACGCTGGATGCTGGCAACCCTGATTGCCGGTCTGATCGCCGGGTCTATCGCAATGGCGATCTACCATACGGATCCAAGAGTCGACTATATGGGCTACACCTTCACCATCGAGAATCAGGATGCCAAGGTCGCCAACCTGGACATTCGCTACGAATGGCTATGGCCGCGGGCGCTTGCGTACTTCGAGCAGAGCCCGATCGTAGGCCTCGGTTTCGGCTCATTCGACGATCATATCGGCAGTGTGACTTCTTACTTTCATCTGTTGGGCGTACCGTCGGACATGATCATCGAACATAGCGACTCGCACGCTCACAATTCATACCTGAACTTCCTTGCGGAACTTGGCGTAGTCGGTCTTGCTCTGATGCTGAGCTTCTACTGGAAACTGATCGAATGGAGCAAACACGGTGCAGCCGCCGCTGCGCTGTTTGGCGGCGGACAGAACTTCGCCGCCTTCAGGTTTGTTGAAATTTCATCAGTTTGCCTGCTTGTCATGGCCGCGACCGAACATCGCCTAGTCTCGCCGTCGAATGTACTGATCCTTGCTCTCGTTATCTCCCTGCTGCTGGCAGCGCGGTCGGTCAACACCGCCGCGATCAACCATCTTCAGCAGAAGTCGAACGACGGCGTACCACGCTGAGCGCAACCACGCGCCGGCGAAAACGCAGAAGAGAAAATCCCATGTGGACCCTGTTCACCAACATAGGCGATGCCGCCGTGACGTTGCCCGTCGCCGCGATCTGTATCTGCTGGCTGGCGCGGTTCAACGTCCGCCTGGCATGGCAGTTGGTCGGTGCGCTCGCCGGGGGAATGGCTATCGTCGGTGCAACCAAGATTATCTGTACTAAACCGCTGACGCGGTAGTGGGAGGGAAGCGGAGGTCAGTGCCTGGCGTTCGGTCAGGACGGTTATCGGATGCCGGGCCACGAGGAAGGGACGAGCAGGCGGCCAGGAGCAGCATGGAGGTGCCCGACCGGGCATGCCATCCCCTGTCTCCTGGAGGTTCGCCATGACACTGCTCCGCCAACGCATGCTGCACGACATGCAGATCCGCAACCTTGCTGTCAACACGCAGAAGACCTATCTCCTGCAGGTTTCCAGTTTCGCCCGACACTTTCGGCGCTCACCCGAGGTGCTCGGTCCCGAAGAGATCCGCGCCTGGATTATCCACCTGACCAACGAACGCAAGCTCGCGCCAGCCAGTGTCCAGCTGGCCGTAGGCTCGCTGCGCTTCCTGTACCGCATCACGCTCAGGCGGGACTGGAGTGACGAGGATTTCCCGTTGCCCAAACGGCCCGTGAAGTTGCCCGTCATCCTGAGCTTTGAGGAAGTCACGCGTTTCTTCGAGTCGATTCCCAGCCTGAAGCAGCGCGCCATCCTGATGACGGCCTATGCGGCCGGCCTGCGTGTCTCCGAAGTCGTGCATCTGAAGGTCACCGATATCGACAGCCAGCGGATGATGATCCGTGTCTGTCAGGGTAAAGGCCGTAAGGATCGCTACGTAATGCTCTCGCCGCGTCTGCTCGAGGTGCTGCGACTGTACTGGCACGACGCCCATCCGAGGGAATGGCTCTTTCCAGGCAGCATTCCGGGGCGGCCCATCAGCCGCCATGCCGTGGGCGACGCATGCCAGCTTGCACGTGAGCGCAGCGGCATCACGAAACCCGTTACGCCACATTCTTTGAGGCACGCGTTCGCCACGCATCTGCTGGAAACCGGTGCCGATGTACGCCGGATCCAGCTGCTCATGGGGCATCGCAGCATGGCGACCACGGCGCGCTATCTCAAACTGGCCACGAGCACCGTGTGCGCCACCACCAGTCCCTTCGACCTGCTGCCGCATCCCGCACCCGTTCCCTCCCAGCCGAGCGCGCCCGAGTACTTCTGAGGCCGGCGATGCGACCGGCGCTCGAGGTGGCGGACATCTTCCGCCGCTGCGGCCCAAAGTACCGGCAGACCCATGCCGGCGCCCTCAGTCGTGCCCAGCGCCGCGCGATGAGCGCCATCGAGCTGTGCCGCACCGCCGCGCTGGGCGGTCATGTCGAGCAGTGCGATACCTGCGGCCATCAGCGCATTGCCTACGACTCGTGCCGCCATCGCTGCTGTCCGAAGTGCCAGTCGCTTGCCCGCGCGCAATGGCTCGAACGCCGGCGCGCCGAGTTGCTTCCCGCGCTCGAGTACTTCCACGTCGTCTTCACACTCCCCGAGGCCGTCGCCGCGCTCGCGTACCAGAACAACAAGGTGCTCTATGACATCCTGTTTCGCACCAGCGCCGAAACGCTGCGCACGATCGCCGCCGACCCGAAGCACCTGGGCGCGGAAATCGGCTTCCTCTCGGTCCTGCACACGTGGGGGCAGAACCTGCTGCACCATCCGCACGTGCACTGCGTGATACCCGGCGGCGGCATTGCCCCGGACGGTGACCGCTGGATCGCCTGCCGGCCAGGCTTCTTCCTGCCCGTGCGGGTGCTCTCGCGGCTCTTCCGGCGGCTCTTTCTCGACCAGCTGCGTCGCGCGTTCGACGCCGGCGCGCTGCGCTTGCATGGCCAGCTCGAGCCGTTGCGTGAACCGCGAGCGTTTGCCGCCTGGCTCGCGCCCGCTGTCCACGCGGAGTGGGTCGTCTACGCGAAACCACCGTTTGGCGGCGCCGCCCAGGTACTCGACTACCTGGGCCGCTACACGCATCGCGTCGCCATCTCGAATAACCGGTTGCTGCGCCTTGATGGCGATTCGGTCCTGTTCCAGTGGAAGGACTACCGTCATGAAGCCCGCCACAGGACCATGACGCTCACCGCCGACGAGTTCATCCGCCGCTTCCTGCTGCACGTGCTGCCCACCGGCTTCAAGCGCATCCGCAGCTACGGGTGGCTCGCCAACTGCCACCGGGCGGCGCGCCTCGCCACCTGCCGGCGGCTGCTCGGCGTCGAGCCGCCCGCCGCTGCGTCACCCGTCCTCGCAGAAGACTACCGTGACCATTACCAGCGGCTCACCGGCAGGTCACTGCGCGATTGCCCCGTGTGTGGCAAGGGCCACATGGTCCGCATCGAAGGCGCGCTGCCTGGCGACACGCCTGGCATCATGCCGCGGGCGCCACCCGATCCCAGCCATGGACACTGACCGGCATCAGCATCAGCCCCCAGCACGTTGGTCTTCCTCCTGCGGCCAACGCGAACCGGCTCGCGCGTTGGCGTCATCGCCCCATCACAATGCCGCGAAACTGCGCACTGTCTGCCCGCTGACCCGCGCATTCCCGCTGTCTTCGCGCAACCGGCTCTCTCAGACCGCCCACTTCCGGCGTGCGATGGCCACGCGCCGGCTATCGCGAATCACCGCGCCGTTCATTCAATGCCCATAGAAGCGAACGCATGCGGAGCGGTTTAGCACAAACATTTTTTTGATTACCGATCGCGGACTGGCCCCGACCGGCCAGTTCACGCCTCAGTAGCCGCGATCGCCAACCAAAAAAATCTCTGCTTTATGCCGGTTGGGGCATATCCATCCCGGCTACCGATTTCCGCGTGATTAGCGGGCACACCATGTTGTCGACTTCCGTGTGGACGGTAGCGATTACCCTCCAGATGAAATGGTGGCGTTTGCCGCCGCTCCCAGGCGTCGGTGCCGGTATGGCCATTGGGGCGCTTACCGGTTTCGCCAGGGTCATGGATCACTCCCATTCGTTTCCGGAAGCAATTACCGGCTGGGTTCTCGGCACGCTTGTCGCCGTATTCTTTTTGCGAGCCGCCATCAACGTCGAGTTTGAGCGCTTCAGGCCGGTCGGGTTCACCTTCAGCCTTTTGCTCGTCTCAACGCTTGCCTATGGGCACGAGGCGCCGCTTCAGGGCTTGATCGATGCTCACTCGCCAGCAATCCATCGCCATATGCCGTCTGTCAGGGCCATCCTGGGTCGGATCCGCTAGCGCATTCATTTTCGCTCATGACACGACGTCGGCATGATGACGTTGATTGACGGGTAGTTGGCCCATGACCGGGTACGGGAGAAAGTGTTCGAGGCCCCCGTATGGGAGTCGGGAGTCGATGAAGTTCGTCAGCGCCGTCTTGAAGTTCTCCGACGAAAAACGCTCCGCGTTTCTACGGCATGCCCGAGGATCGAACAGATTGGCATTGCGCTCAAACCGGCCGACCGCTGCCAATAAAGACTCCGGCGTCTGTTCACCAAAGAACACGCCGGTTGGCCGTTCAAGCGGCAGACCGATAACAGACTCGAGCGCACCGCCTCTGCCGAATGCGATGACCGGAGTTCCGCATGCCTGGGCTTCCACCACGGAGATACCGAAGTCTTCTTCCGCGGCAAACACAAACGCACGAGCGCGTCGCAAATGATCGACAAGGACTTCGAACGGTTGGTGACCCAGGATCGTCACATTCTCGCCAGCCGCCGCCCTGACCTTCTTCATGTCGGGGCCGTCGCCAATCACCACGAGCCGGCGCTCAGGCGTTTGTGAAAAGGCTCGTACCACCAGATCGATACGTTTATACGGCACCATGCGTGACGCCGTCACGTAAAAATCATCCTTCTGCGTGCCCATGGTCATGTTTGCCAGATCGACCGGCGGGTAGATGACGGTTGCTTCACGCTGGTACGTTTTTCTGATCCGCCGGGCAATGAACTGCGAATTCGCCAGAAGATGATCCACACCATTGGCCGAGCGCGAATCCCAGCCACGAATGTAGTGAAGCAGAATGCGCGCCATCACAGATTTGATGCCGCTGTTCAGATGAGATTCGTTGAGGTATTGATGCTGTAGGTCCCAGGCATAGCGAATGGGTGAATGGACGTAGCTGATGTGGACCTGGTTCGGTCCCGTCAGCACACCCTTCGCAACCGCGTGCGAACTGGAAATGACAAGATCGTAGCCAGACAGGTCGACTTGTTCGATCGCGATCGG
It encodes:
- a CDS encoding IS91 family transposase encodes the protein MRPALEVADIFRRCGPKYRQTHAGALSRAQRRAMSAIELCRTAALGGHVEQCDTCGHQRIAYDSCRHRCCPKCQSLARAQWLERRRAELLPALEYFHVVFTLPEAVAALAYQNNKVLYDILFRTSAETLRTIAADPKHLGAEIGFLSVLHTWGQNLLHHPHVHCVIPGGGIAPDGDRWIACRPGFFLPVRVLSRLFRRLFLDQLRRAFDAGALRLHGQLEPLREPRAFAAWLAPAVHAEWVVYAKPPFGGAAQVLDYLGRYTHRVAISNNRLLRLDGDSVLFQWKDYRHEARHRTMTLTADEFIRRFLLHVLPTGFKRIRSYGWLANCHRAARLATCRRLLGVEPPAAASPVLAEDYRDHYQRLTGRSLRDCPVCGKGHMVRIEGALPGDTPGIMPRAPPDPSHGH
- a CDS encoding site-specific integrase, whose product is MTLLRQRMLHDMQIRNLAVNTQKTYLLQVSSFARHFRRSPEVLGPEEIRAWIIHLTNERKLAPASVQLAVGSLRFLYRITLRRDWSDEDFPLPKRPVKLPVILSFEEVTRFFESIPSLKQRAILMTAYAAGLRVSEVVHLKVTDIDSQRMMIRVCQGKGRKDRYVMLSPRLLEVLRLYWHDAHPREWLFPGSIPGRPISRHAVGDACQLARERSGITKPVTPHSLRHAFATHLLETGADVRRIQLLMGHRSMATTARYLKLATSTVCATTSPFDLLPHPAPVPSQPSAPEYF
- a CDS encoding O-antigen ligase; this encodes MAYISLLALFLTVTNLVPVSAAGLVPLVFCPWRFFGRSYPTFMTPLAAFTLLVVISTLLYDPRSFLEFDFYRRDGNFLISYAPIFAGCLYTHRWDLNKVLRTFFVFAVLINLPPYAYYVIHNGLLSILARPDDSFGSYFIARNAAGGFFAMLFCLGIACYLHRRSKLLLALLGANALMLFSTYSRGSLLGALVVLPYLYFGRKRWMLATLIAGLIAGSIAMAIYHTDPRVDYMGYTFTIENQDAKVANLDIRYEWLWPRALAYFEQSPIVGLGFGSFDDHIGSVTSYFHLLGVPSDMIIEHSDSHAHNSYLNFLAELGVVGLALMLSFYWKLIEWSKHGAAAAALFGGGQNFAAFRFVEISSVCLLVMAATEHRLVSPSNVLILALVISLLLAARSVNTAAINHLQQKSNDGVPR
- a CDS encoding glycosyltransferase family 4 protein, which gives rise to MKVAIVHDWLVVSGGAEKVLKNIIECFPKADIFSIVDFLEDRDCVKGKSVKTSFIQNMPLARKRYRAYLPLMPIAIEQVDLSGYDLVISSSHAVAKGVLTGPNQVHISYVHSPIRYAWDLQHQYLNESHLNSGIKSVMARILLHYIRGWDSRSANGVDHLLANSQFIARRIRKTYQREATVIYPPVDLANMTMGTQKDDFYVTASRMVPYKRIDLVVRAFSQTPERRLVVIGDGPDMKKVRAAAGENVTILGHQPFEVLVDHLRRARAFVFAAEEDFGISVVEAQACGTPVIAFGRGGALESVIGLPLERPTGVFFGEQTPESLLAAVGRFERNANLFDPRACRRNAERFSSENFKTALTNFIDSRLPYGGLEHFLPYPVMGQLPVNQRHHADVVS
- a CDS encoding phosphatase PAP2 family protein; amino-acid sequence: MISGHTMLSTSVWTVAITLQMKWWRLPPLPGVGAGMAIGALTGFARVMDHSHSFPEAITGWVLGTLVAVFFLRAAINVEFERFRPVGFTFSLLLVSTLAYGHEAPLQGLIDAHSPAIHRHMPSVRAILGRIR